The DNA window ACCGACGACGGTTTCAGCGCCGTGATGACGCCGCAATTCAAGGCGTTTTTGGTGCAGTAAGATAAAAAAGCCCGGCGCGCAATGGCCGGGCTTGTTGCATGCGCTCGCAGGCGCCGCGCCGATTACTTGGTCAGCGCGATGATGCCGAGGGTCAGACCGGCAACCGCCGCCGCACCGCCGGCGATCGCGCCTGCGGTTTCCCAGTTATCCTGAGTGGTGCCTTTCATACAGGTGTTGGTGTGCACCAGACGCCCCTGGTCATCGTAGACCGGAACGCAGGGAGAATCGGTGGCGCATCCGGCCAACACGGCCGACAGTAACCCAACCGCAATTAACTTTTTCATACTTCTTGCCTCAATGTTCGATCACTTTAAAAAGCCACACCGAGCGATTATCACGCTACCCGGCTATTGTATGCCCAACGCATGTAATGGCGAGGTAATGATGTGTCAGGGGATGTGATTTGGGAAAACTCCGAGCGCCCGGCGGGCGGGCTTCGGGCAGTAAAAAGCCCGCGAAAACGCGGGCTTGATGGCGAGATGGCGCTTAGGCGGGATTATTTCGCCAGTTTGCGCATCACCAGGGTGGCGTTGGTGCCGCCGAAGCCGAAGCTGTTGGACATCACGGTGGTCAGCTCGCGCTGGGTCGGCTGAGTCACGATGTTCATGCCGGCCGCCTGCTCATCCAGAGTTTCGATGTTGATGCTCGGTGCGATAAAGCCGTGCTCCAGCATCAGCAGGCTGTAGATCGCTTCCTGCACGCCTGCGGCGCCCAGCGAGTGACCGGTCATCGCCTTGGTGGAGGAGATAGCCGGGGTATTGTCGCCGAACACTTCGCGAATCGCGCCCAGCTCTTTCACGTCGCCTACCGGTGTGGAAGTGCCGTGCACGTTGATGTAGTCGATCGGCGCATCCAGATCCTGCATCGCCATCTTCATGCAGCGCACCGCGCCTTCGCCCGATGGCGCAACCATGTCGGCGCCGTCAGACGTTGCGCCGTAGCCAACGATTTCTGCGTAGATGTGCGCGCCGCGCGCCAGCGCGTGCTCCAGTTCTTCAACCACCACCATGCCGCCGCCGCCGGCGATGACGAAACCGTCACGATCGGCGTCGTAAGTACGGGAGGCTTTTTCCGGCGTATCGTTGTACTTGGTGGACAGCGCGCCCATCGCGTCGAACTCGCAGGCCATTTCCCAGCACAGCTCTTCGCCGCCGCCGGCAAACACGATGTCCTGTTTGCCCAGCTGAATTTGCTCAACCGCGTTGCCGATGCAGTGTGCGGAGGTCGCACAAGCGGAGCTGATGGAATAGTTCACGCCGTGGATTTTGAACGGTGTCGCCAGGCAGGCGGAAACGCCGGAAGCCATGGCTTTGGTCACCACGTAAGGGCCGACCGCTTTCAGGCCGCG is part of the Serratia surfactantfaciens genome and encodes:
- the fabB gene encoding beta-ketoacyl-ACP synthase I, translated to MKRAVITGLGVVSSIGNNQQEVLASLQEGRSGITFSQELKDSGMRSHVWGQVKLDTTGLIDRKAVRFMSDASIYAFLAMQEAIASSGLKEEEYQNNPRVGLIAGSGGGSPRFQVFGADAMRSPRGLKAVGPYVVTKAMASGVSACLATPFKIHGVNYSISSACATSAHCIGNAVEQIQLGKQDIVFAGGGEELCWEMACEFDAMGALSTKYNDTPEKASRTYDADRDGFVIAGGGGMVVVEELEHALARGAHIYAEIVGYGATSDGADMVAPSGEGAVRCMKMAMQDLDAPIDYINVHGTSTPVGDVKELGAIREVFGDNTPAISSTKAMTGHSLGAAGVQEAIYSLLMLEHGFIAPSINIETLDEQAAGMNIVTQPTQRELTTVMSNSFGFGGTNATLVMRKLAK